The Aerosakkonema funiforme FACHB-1375 sequence CTGGCTACGATTTGGAATTGACCCGCACCATTGCCGAAAACGTGCAAATCCCCGTAATTGCCTCCGGGGGAGCCGGTAACTGCGGTCACATTTACGACGCCCTCACGGAGGGTAAAGCGGAAGCCGCACTGCTAGCATCCCTGTTACATTACGGGCAACTTTCCGTAGCAGAAATTAAAACTTACTTAACATCCCATCACGTGCCAACCCGGGTGCTGTAGCATCTAAGAACTATACACTGAGACAGATTCAGCCCTCGCCACATCCGATCGAGCCAGCCGTGGCATATATTAGAATAGATAAAACTGTTACATTTCGTAAATATATGTTGATTGCTATTCTAATGTTTGATGTGGCTCTAGTGGCTTGGTCGCTGCACCTGATGCAACAGGCATTCGATCGCCAAGAGTTTTCCTTGATGCTCGCCGGTACTTTGGTAGCCATGTCCGCAGCCGCTATGTTGGTAGTATATTTCCTCATCGGAGGCTGCATGGGCTACATAGCCCAGATGAGTCAGCACACCTATCCGCTTTATTAAGGAAATTTGCGGCAAAGGTACTTGACAACATGGGGAGAATTAAGGCAATATAGAAAAGCATCGAAAGGGGCTATAGCTCAGTTGGTAGAGTGCTTCAATGGCATTGAAGATGTCAGCGGTTCGAGTCCGCTTAGCTCCATACTTATGTAGACATTACTCTAAAGGCAGGTTACTGAGCGTATCGATCTTATATTTAGTTTTAAGGAGATCGCTGTTTATTGTCTGGCGTGGTTTAGGTGGTACATTACTCAGGAATGGTGACTATTTAATAGCATAAGTTGGGGAGTGACTGCTTTATGCTGCTCTCGAAGGTTTGGCTTTAGCCCGCTGCTTAAAGCTCTCAAAATCGACTGCCTGGGATTTTTCTGCCGCTGTCCATATCTCGTTAACAATTTCAGACAAGGGAGGAATTACCAGCAGGACGTACTGACCGACATCTTTGCTTTTGTTCCCCGCCACTCTCAGAACTGAAGGCATCTTCTCAGGAAAGTCTGTCCAATCTGGCTGAACCCAGAATACATCATCATCAATAACAACCAACTGTTTATCGCGCAAACTGTCGTCAAACCCGCTCTCGTCTAAGAATTTGATAATTTTTCTCACTGTTTGAAGGGAAATCTCTTGCCTCAGATTTTTGATCGCCCGAATTTCTAACACCTGTTCCCAAGTGTAAATAACCGTCGGCTTTCGGGACGTGCCAATTCTGTGGGGTATTACCAGTTGCGATCTTTCCAGGTATTGCAGGCGATTCGAGCTTGTCCCTGTTAGTTCCTGAGTTTCCCGTCTTGTAAAGCCTTCTATGATAGCCATTCTGTTATGCAGAACCTTATGTATTACTTTTTTGACGAAACAGAATACGTTTTATTAAACCTTACCGAAATTGTAATACAATTGAGGGAACGTAGCAAAGTAGCAAAAAACTCTCAGGTAGCTTGTAGCCTCATTGTTTTAGACGCTGATGCAGCTTCAACAACAGTATGCCGAACTCTGGATTACTTGAACTAGCTCACGAAAAGCTCTATTGGCCTTCCCCAGAGCAGGTTATGGAGCCAACTGGTGCTGGGCCAAGTATTTATGCAAGGCTGGCTAGGGAAAAACTGGGAAGAACTATAAGAAATCTTTCAGATAGTGCTGGTGTAGAAGTAGGAGTACTGGCAGCAAATCCTGATGGTGACGCAACTGAAGCTCCCATTGCAATTGTCTGCGATTTCGACAGACAAGTGTCAGAAGCTACGCTTAGAGAAACTTATAAACTCGCTTGGAGCTTTTCTCGCTCCCCATCATTGATTACTACTGAACCCGATCGCTTGCGAGTTTGGACGTGCTACGAAGAACCTCCAGCTGAGTCTGACACCCTAACTCCAGTATTTGAAATTTTTAGAAGCGATTTGGAATCGTTTGGTCAGGCATCTCTTTCAGAACAGGCTGCTGAAACCTTCCGCATCCACTGGGCTGATTTAGTGTCTGGTCAGTTTTTTCAAGAACATCACAAGCGGTTTCAACGAAGTCACTCTGCTGACCAGATGCTACTTAGTAACCTGAAAAGCGTCCGTCAGCAACTTAGAGAACAGAGGCTTGAGTACGATACTATCCATGATTTACTAGCAAGAATTATTTTTATTCAATTCCTTTTCGATCGGAAAGATTCTAAGGGAAACGCGGCATTGAATACAAGGTTCCTTATTGAACTGCATGAGAGAGGAGAATTATTAGCTAGATATTCTAAATTTCCTGAAGTTTTAAGAAATCACAGAGACACTTATAACTTTTTCCGCTGGCTTAACAATAGATTTAATGGAGATTTATTTCCAGGGAAAGGAAGCTCAGAAGCAGAACGCGAGCAAGAATGGCAAGCAGAGGAACGAAAGGTTACTCAATCTCACCTGAATTTACTTGCAGAGTTTATCAGTGGTGAGCTAGAGATGGAAAGTGGTCAGCGTTGTCTCTGGCCTCAGTATTCCTTTGATGCAATCCCTCTTGAGTTTATTAGTAGTATATATGAAGAGTTTGTTAGAGAAGGTAATGATGATAAAGGCGTTCATTACACGCCGGGACACATAGTTGACTTTATTCTTGATGGCGTTCTTCCTTGGGATAGTGAAGACTGGGATATTAAGATTCTCGACCCGGCTTGTGGGTCTGGTATTTTCTTAGTAAAAGCTTTTCAGCGACTAATTCACCGATGGAAAAAAGCTCATCCGGGTGAGGAAATAAAATCAAATGTTTTGAAAGCACTGCTTGAACAGAACATTTTTGGGGTTGATATTAATGCTCAAGCAGTAAGAGTTGCGTCTTTTAGTCTTTACCTAACCATGTGTGACGAGATAGATCCTCGTCATTATTGGCAGGAGGTACGTTTTCCAAGATTAAGAGGGAATCAATTAGTCTGTGCAGACTTTTTCCGAGAGGATAAAGAAGGTTATCGCACCCAGTTAGATTCGGCTAAGTACGATTTGGTTATAGGCAATGCGCCTTGGGGAAGAAATACTGTAACTCGACTCGCCCAGTCTTGGGCAGGAGATAAGTGGAAGATTACTTACGGAAATATAGGCCCACTTTTTTTGCCTAAAGCTGCTGCTTTAACTAAAGCAGGAGGGCGCATTGCAATGATGCAGCCTGCTGGTGTTCTAATTTTTAATCAAATTGGCACTGCCAAAGAGTACAGGCAGAAGCTTTTTTCAGAATTCAAAGTTGAGGAGATAGTTAATCTATCTGCTTTACGTTTTGGGCTGTTCAAAGATGCTATTTCACCAAGTTGCATCGTTACAATGTCAGCTAATACCCCTGATGGCGAACCTTTGTCCTATATCTGCCCCAAACCAGTCCACACTAATGAAGACGACTATCGCATCGTCATAGAACCACAGGACATTAATCTAATTTATCCACAAGAGGCGATCGCAGATCCTTTTGTTTGGACGGCATTGATGTGGGGGGGAAGACGAGATTTAGCTTTGATGCGGAGATTGAGCCAGGAACAAAACTTAGAAAAGCTGGAAATTGATGGCATTGTGGCAAAGCGTCAAGGGGTTATTCGAGGCGATCGTAAGAAGTCACAACAAACAATCATTGGGAGAAGAATATTACAATCTACTCGATTTCCCAATGGCACATTCTTGTTTCTTGATGTCCAAGAGCTTGATATCAATCATGATCCCTATACCGACTCAAGAGCATCAACGGATTTCACTGCTTTTGAAATGCCACAAATGATTATCAAGCAAGGTTGGCAGAAAAGTAGTGGAAGATTTGAGGCAGCTATTACTCAATTAAACAATACTAAATCTGGTATTATTTGCTCCGGGAGTTATGTTAGTGTACATACTCCACAAGAATTATTGCCAGCTTTAGAAGCAGCTTGTTTAACTTACAACAGCAAGCTAGCTGTTTACTATCTGCTTCTTTCCAGTGGTCGCTTTGCCTGTTATATTCCCGAAGTTAAGCCTGGAGATTTGTTACGAGTGCCAATCCCTGAAGCTCGTTCAGGTTTATTGCAGGATATTGAAACCATTAATGATGTAGATCTACGGATATGTGAAGCATTTTCATTCAAAGATAGCGAGTGGACACTAATTGAGGATTTATTTAATTATACGTTACAAGATTTTAAAGGAAACAGTTCTTCTCCAGGACGACAGAAAACTCATCGGCGAAGTAAGGGAGAATTTGAAGATATTGCCGAGCCAGAACTTAGGGTATATTGTGCATATTTTTTGCGAGTCATTAAAGCAGGATTTGGTCAAAATAAGAATATTTGTGCAACTATATTTCAAGAGGAAAATCAAACTTATCTTCCAGTTCGGTTAGTTGCGATCCATCTCAACAGACCTAACCATGAAGAAGTACAGATAGAGCCTATAGACTCTACGAATTTACTTGCACAATTAAAGGGCTTGAATAAGTTGTTATTGGAACAGCAAGATACAGAAGAGGGAGGAATTTTTTATCAGCGTGTTGCCAAAGTATATGATTCTGTTCGATTGGATGGAGAAAATATTCCTACTGTTTATCTTGTCAAACCAGATAAAATACGCTACTGGACTCGCTCTATGGCATTACGCGATGCCGATGAAGTTGCCGCAGATATTATGATGTGGCGCACAGGTTTTAAGGGGAAATCGTAGGTTAGCCAGGAGTCATAGCGTGATGAGGAGACGACTAACAATTCAGGATATACAGCCATTGCCAGTTCCGCCTGATTTTGTTCAATTAGCGAAACAGTGGTGTGAAGACCAATCCATGCTTTTACTTGTATTCGTTTGGGAGGGATATGACTTATTTCAAAAAGAAGTATTATCCACTATTCCTTGGAATCAAAGTTATGAGGAATTAGAAAGAAGCCTCACTCAAAACTTTGTTCCCATAATTCGTAGACGCATGACAGGTTGGGAGCCATTTGATGTTGAACATGGCCCTTATGAATTTGAAACGCGGGAGCAACCTCCAGCACAATCTCCTCAGTATGATATCGCATTTGTTATGTTTGGCGATAGAAGAATTATGTGGCCTATAGAAGCTAAAATTTTGCATTCAGATGGAGATGTATCTAAATATATAAATGAGATAAATGCTAATTTTTTGAAGTGTCGATATGCACCGTTTTCTAGCGAAGCGGGTATGCTGGGCTATCTTCTTAAGGGTCTTCCAAACAACGCTTTCACCAACATTGAAGCAAAAATCCCCTGCAAGCTCTGCGCTCATCCAGAATTGCCAAATCGCGACCATAAAACCTCAGAACACAAGCGAACAGTTCCATCAGGAAAGCCCTATTCTGTTGACTTTCGCTGCCACCATTTGATACTAAAAATTGCTGAAGCAGTTGCTTGCACGACATCTTAGGAGCTAGAGGTAATTTTATGTTTACAAAATATAGTTTTCCTGATTAAACGTAACCCTTGTAGTCTCTCCGAACTTGTAGTCTCTCCGAAGCTGCTCTTAATCCAATACTCTAGGTTTTCTAGAGCGCCAGTCCAGTAAAAAAGGTTGGCAACAACAAAAAAATATGTAATAAAGAGCGAAAAGGGAGGAGGGAAGAGGGAAAAGGCAAAAGATTAATTCTTTTACTCCCCGCTCCCCTACTCTCTCCCTCTTCCCTCTCCTTTATTAAGCAAAAGCAGAAAAACCACTATCTGGGGGGACATCTTGCCAACGTCCCGAACCTACTGCTTGGATTGCTTCTTGCAGAGAAACGTCACCAGTATACAGGGCGCGACCGACGATCGCACCTTTTACTCCCAAGGGTTCGAGGGCCAGCAAACTCAAAAGATCCGTTAGGGAACTAACGCCGCCAGAAGCAATGACGGGAATGGCAATGCTAGTTATCAATTCTCGCAATGCTTCTAAGTTCGGCCCTTGTAGTGTACCGTCGCGATGGATATCGGTATAAATTATTGCCGCAGCCCCTAACTCCGCCATCTGCTGCGCCAGTTGTACTGCGGCAACTTCAGAAGTTTCTAACCAACCGCGAGTTGCTACCTTGCCATTACGGGCATCAATTCCTACTACAATCTTTCCGGGAAATTCCCGACACAGATCCCCTACCAGTTGGGGATTTTCCACCGCCACAGTGCCCAGGATTGCCCGCTGTACGCCCATATCCAGCATTTGGGCGACTCTGGTGCGATCGCGCAAACCGCCTCCCACTTGTATCGGCACCGACACCGATCGCACAATAGATGCGATCGCGTTCAGGTTCGTCGGTTCGCCAGTTTTAGCGCCATCGAGATCTACGACGTGCAGCCGCGTTGCGCCTTGGTCTACCCACTGTTTCGCCACCGAACTTGGATTTTCGTCAAATACCTGCGATTGCGAGTAATCTCCTTGATATAACCGCACACATCGCCCTTCTAATAAATCGATTGCTGGGATAATTTCCATTCGCCTTTCTGTCAACGCCTTCTCAAACAATCATCCTGTTTCAGATTAGCTCGAATAGGTTTTTTAAGGGGAGCGGGGGAGCCGAAGAATTAATATTTTCGCTTTTCACTTTTCGCTTTTCCCTCTTCCTCTCCCTCTTCCCTCTCCCACTCCCCCGCTCCCCCGCTCTTTTCCCTAGCCCCTAATCCCTAACCCCTAACCCCTAGCTAATTCCCAACCTCCAATTCCTCCAGAATGGTAAAGCGGATGTGATTGATAGCTAACTCGCCAATGGAAATTTCTTCTCC is a genomic window containing:
- a CDS encoding MerR family transcriptional regulator; this encodes MAIIEGFTRRETQELTGTSSNRLQYLERSQLVIPHRIGTSRKPTVIYTWEQVLEIRAIKNLRQEISLQTVRKIIKFLDESGFDDSLRDKQLVVIDDDVFWVQPDWTDFPEKMPSVLRVAGNKSKDVGQYVLLVIPPLSEIVNEIWTAAEKSQAVDFESFKQRAKAKPSRAA
- a CDS encoding Eco57I restriction-modification methylase domain-containing protein, with product MPNSGLLELAHEKLYWPSPEQVMEPTGAGPSIYARLAREKLGRTIRNLSDSAGVEVGVLAANPDGDATEAPIAIVCDFDRQVSEATLRETYKLAWSFSRSPSLITTEPDRLRVWTCYEEPPAESDTLTPVFEIFRSDLESFGQASLSEQAAETFRIHWADLVSGQFFQEHHKRFQRSHSADQMLLSNLKSVRQQLREQRLEYDTIHDLLARIIFIQFLFDRKDSKGNAALNTRFLIELHERGELLARYSKFPEVLRNHRDTYNFFRWLNNRFNGDLFPGKGSSEAEREQEWQAEERKVTQSHLNLLAEFISGELEMESGQRCLWPQYSFDAIPLEFISSIYEEFVREGNDDKGVHYTPGHIVDFILDGVLPWDSEDWDIKILDPACGSGIFLVKAFQRLIHRWKKAHPGEEIKSNVLKALLEQNIFGVDINAQAVRVASFSLYLTMCDEIDPRHYWQEVRFPRLRGNQLVCADFFREDKEGYRTQLDSAKYDLVIGNAPWGRNTVTRLAQSWAGDKWKITYGNIGPLFLPKAAALTKAGGRIAMMQPAGVLIFNQIGTAKEYRQKLFSEFKVEEIVNLSALRFGLFKDAISPSCIVTMSANTPDGEPLSYICPKPVHTNEDDYRIVIEPQDINLIYPQEAIADPFVWTALMWGGRRDLALMRRLSQEQNLEKLEIDGIVAKRQGVIRGDRKKSQQTIIGRRILQSTRFPNGTFLFLDVQELDINHDPYTDSRASTDFTAFEMPQMIIKQGWQKSSGRFEAAITQLNNTKSGIICSGSYVSVHTPQELLPALEAACLTYNSKLAVYYLLLSSGRFACYIPEVKPGDLLRVPIPEARSGLLQDIETINDVDLRICEAFSFKDSEWTLIEDLFNYTLQDFKGNSSSPGRQKTHRRSKGEFEDIAEPELRVYCAYFLRVIKAGFGQNKNICATIFQEENQTYLPVRLVAIHLNRPNHEEVQIEPIDSTNLLAQLKGLNKLLLEQQDTEEGGIFYQRVAKVYDSVRLDGENIPTVYLVKPDKIRYWTRSMALRDADEVAADIMMWRTGFKGKS
- the hisA gene encoding 1-(5-phosphoribosyl)-5-[(5-phosphoribosylamino)methylideneamino]imidazole-4-carboxamide isomerase; the encoded protein is MEIIPAIDLLEGRCVRLYQGDYSQSQVFDENPSSVAKQWVDQGATRLHVVDLDGAKTGEPTNLNAIASIVRSVSVPIQVGGGLRDRTRVAQMLDMGVQRAILGTVAVENPQLVGDLCREFPGKIVVGIDARNGKVATRGWLETSEVAAVQLAQQMAELGAAAIIYTDIHRDGTLQGPNLEALRELITSIAIPVIASGGVSSLTDLLSLLALEPLGVKGAIVGRALYTGDVSLQEAIQAVGSGRWQDVPPDSGFSAFA